The sequence GGTACCTTGTTCTAGCATGCAAAAAGAGCTGATCTTGGTACTTGATCCCATGTGTTCATGGTGCTGGGGATTTGCACCTGTGATAGAAGAACTGCGTAATTTTTTTCATGAAAAGTATGCGTTCTCACTGGTTTTGGGCGGTTTACGTACCAAAGGTGAAATGCCTTGGGATGAGCGTTCAAAAGTGTACCTAAAAGAACACTGGAAACAGGTGACACAAAGAACAGGACAGGTTTTTTCAGAGGATTTATTTGAAAAAGAGTTTTTTGACTACGATACCTATCCTGCATGCAAAGCAGTCATAACCGTCAGAGAACTTTTTGGGATGCAGAGTGCTTTTGACTATCTGCATACGATACAAGAGGCATTTTATACCAGAAGCGAAGATATTACAAAGCGAGAGAATTTAACCCGTTTACTGCATAGGTCGGAGTCAGATCAAAGCGC is a genomic window of Sulfurovum sp. XGS-02 containing:
- a CDS encoding DsbA family protein, whose translation is MQKELILVLDPMCSWCWGFAPVIEELRNFFHEKYAFSLVLGGLRTKGEMPWDERSKVYLKEHWKQVTQRTGQVFSEDLFEKEFFDYDTYPACKAVITVRELFGMQSAFDYLHTIQEAFYTRSEDITKRENLTRLLHRSESDQSAFSTFFESDRAELLMEHDFAKARSMGANAFPSVVVIDEEGHMVCQKGYRSLQEMITLLEDLYA